A window of the Streptomyces griseochromogenes genome harbors these coding sequences:
- a CDS encoding HD domain-containing protein: MTETHLTLAEVEDLARRAHEGQTDKAGRPYAEHLAAVAEGVRARGGDDGQIAAAWLHDAVEDDALSEEWLAAAALPARTKAVVLALTKRPGEEPEAYARRILATPGALLVKEADLAHNADPGRLAVLDEPTRKRLTEKYTRMRALLGLGESGTRR, translated from the coding sequence GTGACCGAGACCCACCTCACCCTGGCAGAAGTAGAGGACCTCGCCCGTCGTGCCCACGAAGGGCAGACCGACAAGGCGGGACGGCCGTACGCCGAACATCTCGCGGCCGTCGCCGAGGGCGTACGGGCCCGCGGCGGCGACGACGGGCAGATCGCCGCGGCCTGGCTGCACGACGCCGTCGAGGACGACGCGCTGTCCGAGGAGTGGCTGGCGGCGGCCGCCCTGCCCGCGCGCACCAAGGCCGTCGTGCTCGCCCTCACCAAGAGGCCGGGGGAGGAGCCGGAGGCGTACGCGCGCCGGATCCTCGCCACCCCGGGCGCGCTGCTGGTGAAGGAGGCCGACCTGGCGCACAACGCCGACCCGGGCCGCCTCGCCGTCCTCGACGAGCCGACCCGGAAACGGCTGACCGAGAAGTACACGAGGATGCGCGCACTTCTCGGTCTGGGGGAGTCGGGTACTAGGCGCTGA
- a CDS encoding acyltransferase family protein — protein sequence MPGPRTPVSAQKGRPTPDRPGKQRDSFFDNAKYLAIVLVAIGHAWEPLKGDSRILEGVYTVVYSFHMPAFIVISGFFSRSFDMRPDRLKRLITGVAVPYILFEAAYPLFKNAVVGSHEEISLLDPWYLTWFLVALFVWRLTTPIWKLVRWPLPLAIGIAMLATVTPSIGDDLDLQRVLQFLPYFVLGLCMKPEHFQLVRRRWVRIASVPVFAAALAVGWWAVPRMNTAWFYHRDSAQELGAPWWCGPVMVLAMLGCSLLLTACFFAWVPRRRMWFTALGAGTLYGYLLHGFLVKFADYRGWFDHASLHRPLGEIAVTVVAAAAVTLLCTRPVQRVFRFAMEPRMDWAFRQDAAELARERQQKERGREKVSA from the coding sequence GTGCCCGGTCCGCGTACCCCGGTGAGTGCGCAGAAGGGGCGGCCCACACCGGACAGACCGGGCAAACAGCGCGACTCGTTCTTCGACAACGCCAAGTACCTGGCGATCGTGCTGGTCGCGATAGGGCACGCCTGGGAGCCGCTGAAGGGTGACAGCCGGATCCTGGAGGGTGTGTACACCGTCGTGTACTCCTTCCACATGCCGGCGTTCATCGTCATCTCCGGCTTCTTCTCGCGCAGTTTCGACATGCGCCCGGACCGGCTGAAGCGGCTGATCACCGGTGTCGCGGTGCCGTACATTCTGTTCGAGGCCGCGTACCCGCTCTTCAAGAACGCCGTCGTGGGTTCGCACGAGGAGATCAGTCTCCTCGACCCCTGGTACCTGACCTGGTTCCTGGTGGCCCTGTTCGTCTGGCGGCTGACCACGCCGATCTGGAAGCTGGTCCGCTGGCCGCTCCCGCTCGCCATCGGCATCGCCATGCTGGCCACCGTCACCCCGAGCATCGGTGACGACCTCGACCTCCAGCGGGTCCTGCAGTTCCTGCCGTACTTCGTGCTCGGCCTGTGCATGAAGCCCGAGCACTTCCAGCTGGTGCGCCGCCGCTGGGTGCGGATCGCCTCGGTGCCGGTGTTCGCCGCCGCCCTCGCGGTCGGCTGGTGGGCGGTGCCGCGCATGAACACCGCGTGGTTCTACCACCGCGACTCCGCGCAGGAGCTGGGCGCCCCGTGGTGGTGCGGTCCGGTGATGGTGCTCGCGATGCTGGGCTGCTCGCTGCTGCTGACGGCCTGCTTCTTCGCCTGGGTGCCGCGCCGCCGGATGTGGTTCACGGCGCTGGGCGCGGGCACCCTGTACGGCTATCTGCTGCACGGCTTCCTGGTGAAGTTCGCCGACTACCGGGGCTGGTTCGACCACGCGTCGCTGCACCGTCCGCTCGGCGAGATCGCGGTGACCGTCGTCGCGGCCGCCGCCGTCACCCTGCTGTGCACCCGGCCGGTGCAGCGGGTGTTCCGCTTCGCGATGGAGCCGAGGATGGACTGGGCCTTCCGCCAGGACGCGGCCGAACTGGCCCGCGAGCGTCAGCAGAAGGAGCGCGGCCGCGAGAAGGTCAGCGCCTAG
- a CDS encoding ABC transporter ATP-binding protein, which translates to MPSDWAVELHGVTRRYGRGGSAVHALRGIDLTLAPGSFTAVMGPSGSGKSTFLQCAAGLDRPSAGRVVLGGTDITGLSENKLTALRRTRLGFVFQAFNLLPSLTVEQNVLLPMRLAGHRPDRRRAAEVLGQVGLADKSRRRPGQLSGGQQQRVAIARALVTHPDVVFADEPTGALDTTTAAEILALLRGAVDTQHATVVMVTHDPSAAAWADRVLFLSDGTIIDHLDRAPATHIATRLSDLTTHPTYTRTAA; encoded by the coding sequence ATGCCAAGCGACTGGGCCGTAGAACTGCACGGAGTCACGCGCCGCTACGGCCGCGGCGGCTCCGCCGTGCACGCCCTGCGCGGCATCGACCTCACCCTCGCGCCCGGCTCCTTCACGGCCGTGATGGGGCCCTCCGGCTCCGGCAAGTCCACGTTCCTGCAGTGCGCGGCGGGCCTGGACCGCCCCAGTGCCGGCCGGGTCGTGCTGGGCGGCACGGACATCACCGGTTTGAGCGAGAACAAGCTCACCGCGCTGCGCCGCACCCGCCTCGGCTTCGTCTTCCAGGCCTTCAACCTGCTGCCCTCCCTCACGGTCGAGCAGAACGTCCTGCTGCCGATGCGGCTGGCCGGCCACCGCCCCGACCGTCGCCGCGCCGCGGAGGTGCTCGGGCAGGTCGGCCTCGCGGACAAGAGCCGTCGCCGCCCGGGCCAGCTCTCCGGCGGCCAGCAGCAGCGTGTCGCCATCGCCCGGGCGCTGGTCACCCACCCCGACGTCGTCTTCGCGGACGAGCCCACGGGCGCGCTGGACACCACGACCGCGGCCGAGATCCTCGCGCTGCTGCGCGGCGCCGTCGACACCCAGCACGCCACGGTCGTCATGGTCACCCACGACCCGTCGGCCGCCGCCTGGGCGGACCGCGTCCTGTTCCTCTCGGACGGCACGATCATCGACCACCTGGACCGGGCCCCGGCCACCCACATCGCCACCCGCCTGAGTGACCTCACGACCCACCCCACCTACACCCGGACCGCCGCGTGA
- a CDS encoding GNAT family N-acetyltransferase: MGTDRAMETGVLRPEEWDEWWDQLVRAFGDGPTSAEERELDKSLTEFERSLAVRDGDAIVGTAGAFSFRMTVPGGDLVPAAGVTMVSVAATHRRRGVLTSMMRRQLDDVRALGEPLAVLTASEPAIYGRFGYGAATFQLDAEIDTSRVKPSVPAGTDDVRLRYAKPADVLAECEAVYAALVPLRPGMLARQPGWERAGLLDPESEREGASALQCVVAERDGEVTGYARFRTKLGWGPGGHDGTVTLDELGALDPVTDAALWRFLFGIDLMTTLTVRGRPLDDAWQYLVSDIRRCRPRLRDSCYVRLVDVGTALAARTYQAPVDVVFEVEDAFCPWNAGRWRLTGDTKGASCGRTTDPADLSLSVRELGAAYLGGVSLLSLAAAGRVRELRRGALTEASVAFGSPMAPWLPHGF, translated from the coding sequence ATGGGGACCGATCGTGCGATGGAGACGGGCGTGCTGCGCCCGGAGGAATGGGACGAGTGGTGGGACCAGCTGGTCCGCGCCTTCGGTGACGGTCCGACGTCGGCCGAAGAGCGCGAACTGGATAAATCGCTCACCGAGTTCGAACGTTCGCTGGCCGTCCGGGACGGGGACGCCATCGTCGGCACGGCGGGGGCGTTCAGTTTCCGGATGACCGTGCCCGGTGGGGACCTGGTGCCCGCCGCCGGCGTCACCATGGTGAGCGTGGCCGCCACGCACCGGCGGCGCGGGGTGCTGACCTCGATGATGCGGCGCCAGTTGGACGACGTGCGCGCCCTGGGCGAACCGCTGGCGGTGCTGACCGCCTCCGAGCCCGCGATCTACGGCCGGTTCGGGTACGGAGCGGCGACCTTCCAGCTGGACGCCGAGATCGACACGAGCCGGGTGAAGCCGTCGGTGCCGGCCGGCACCGACGACGTACGGCTGCGGTACGCGAAGCCGGCCGACGTCCTCGCCGAGTGCGAGGCGGTGTACGCGGCGCTGGTGCCGCTGCGGCCCGGGATGCTGGCCCGGCAGCCCGGCTGGGAGCGGGCGGGGCTGCTCGATCCGGAGAGCGAGCGGGAGGGAGCGTCGGCGCTGCAGTGCGTGGTCGCCGAGCGGGACGGCGAGGTCACCGGGTACGCGCGCTTTCGCACCAAGCTCGGCTGGGGGCCGGGCGGGCACGACGGCACGGTGACGCTGGACGAGCTCGGCGCGCTGGATCCGGTGACCGACGCGGCGCTGTGGCGCTTCCTGTTCGGCATCGACCTGATGACGACCCTGACCGTGCGGGGACGGCCGCTCGACGACGCCTGGCAGTACCTGGTCTCCGACATCCGGCGCTGCCGGCCGCGGCTGCGGGACTCCTGTTACGTCCGCCTCGTCGATGTCGGTACGGCACTGGCGGCGCGCACCTACCAGGCGCCGGTGGATGTCGTGTTCGAGGTCGAGGACGCCTTCTGCCCCTGGAACGCGGGGCGTTGGCGGCTGACCGGCGACACGAAGGGCGCGTCCTGCGGGCGCACGACCGATCCGGCGGATCTCTCCCTGTCCGTACGGGAGTTGGGGGCTGCCTACCTCGGTGGTGTGAGCCTGCTGTCGCTGGCGGCGGCCGGGCGGGTACGGGAGCTCCGGCGCGGCGCGCTGACGGAGGCGTCGGTCGCGTTCGGCTCACCGATGGCGCCGTGGCTTCCGCACGGCTTCTAG
- a CDS encoding PP2C family protein-serine/threonine phosphatase, whose translation MAAGRGRRAKAETFTARWKMQWHRARVGLRRSAVDYFRGDGSDWIALAGLLLTIPVLATMTLADSVWCSPATLVLPIVAGGLLLRPASLLGLYAAGATALIVESVRLGPYTEGPSRVTPGVVLVVAACGFFGLLTAQFRSRVGVPWRRGGTMLFDLRERIRVQSKLPKLPQGWHHEMALRPAGGQSFSGDFVVAARTNGGRTLEVVLTDVSGKGMDAGSRALLLSGAFGGLLGSLPPHAFLPAANGYLLRQDWDEGFATSIHLVLDLDSGDYELYSAGHPPGLQLSAGSGRWEERAAEGPLLGVYDGAQFDSMKGSLRPGDVLMLFTDGLVETSDRDIVEGIDRLTGEADRYVAGGFHGAAWHLIEAVAKDVNDDRALLLICREASAPAR comes from the coding sequence ATGGCAGCAGGACGAGGGCGGCGCGCGAAGGCCGAGACGTTCACGGCACGGTGGAAGATGCAGTGGCACCGGGCCCGGGTCGGCCTGCGCAGAAGCGCCGTGGACTACTTCCGCGGCGACGGCTCGGACTGGATCGCGCTCGCCGGTCTGCTGCTCACCATCCCCGTCCTCGCGACCATGACCCTCGCCGACTCGGTGTGGTGCTCCCCGGCCACCCTGGTGCTGCCGATCGTCGCGGGCGGCCTGCTGCTGCGCCCGGCGAGCCTGCTCGGCCTGTACGCGGCGGGGGCCACCGCGCTGATCGTGGAGTCGGTGCGGCTCGGCCCGTACACCGAGGGGCCCTCGCGGGTGACCCCCGGGGTGGTCCTGGTGGTCGCGGCCTGCGGCTTCTTCGGGCTGCTCACGGCCCAGTTCCGCAGCCGGGTCGGCGTGCCCTGGCGGCGCGGCGGCACCATGCTCTTCGACCTGCGCGAGCGCATCCGGGTGCAGAGCAAGCTGCCGAAGCTGCCGCAGGGCTGGCACCACGAGATGGCGCTGCGCCCGGCGGGCGGCCAGTCCTTCTCCGGCGACTTCGTCGTCGCCGCCCGGACCAACGGCGGCCGCACCCTGGAGGTCGTCCTCACGGACGTGTCCGGCAAGGGGATGGACGCGGGCTCGCGCGCCCTGCTGCTGTCGGGGGCGTTCGGCGGCCTGCTGGGCTCCCTTCCCCCGCACGCCTTCCTCCCGGCCGCGAACGGCTATCTGCTCCGCCAGGACTGGGACGAGGGCTTCGCCACCTCCATCCATCTGGTCCTGGACCTCGACTCCGGGGACTACGAGCTGTACTCCGCGGGCCATCCACCGGGCCTGCAGCTGAGCGCGGGCAGCGGCCGCTGGGAGGAGAGGGCCGCCGAAGGCCCGCTGCTGGGCGTGTACGACGGCGCGCAGTTCGACTCCATGAAGGGCTCGCTGCGGCCCGGGGACGTGCTGATGCTGTTCACGGACGGTCTGGTGGAGACCTCCGACCGGGACATCGTCGAGGGCATCGACCGGCTCACCGGGGAGGCCGACCGCTATGTCGCCGGCGGCTTCCACGGCGCCGCCTGGCACCTCATCGAGGCGGTCGCGAAGGACGTCAACGACGACCGGGCACTGCTCCTGATCTGCCGCGAGGCCTCGGCACCCGCGCGCTGA
- a CDS encoding ABC transporter permease, whose amino-acid sequence MYPNGLARAALRFKPSTFTGTFIALALAALIVTACGILLETGVRAEVPPHRYAHAPVVAAADQRARLGHNDDGDDEPVPDRARLSGSLVTEAASVPGARTAVADITFPIRGPHDIARTTLTSTSTSTPTSWTAHNWSSTAFTGERLTTGRAPAPGEVVLSAGTVGGRVTLTTPDGTRTAYRVSGIARTPGATAWFADSDALRHSGHPGRVDAIAVLPRAGVTPDTLRSQVAHALGHRALIHTGDDRGAVEDPSLALARELLTGLGGSFGGIAALVAVFTAAGTVALGVGQRAREFALLRAIGTTPRQIRRTIATEALLVAPLAGAAGCLPGLALAHWWFGQLQDKGAVPDAVHLSVSWIPPVTAVGAVLLTALGAGYLAAHRSSRIKPGQALGEASVEPLRVGWIRTPLGLAAVAGGCVCAGLASTLKGEDAANAALGIVFLFMLAVALLGPLVARVCAALFGLPLRGAGAPAALAAANSRTHARRLASAITPIVLAMAFASVLVFLQTSEDKVTADQQRAGVTADHIVTAEPGLAPDAVPRARRAPGVTAAVGLLRTSVLVPVAGSLESASAQGVTGSTRDLAAVQDLDVRAGRLTLRPGEIAVDASLARDAHVRVGRRLHLYLPDGTRAAPVVVATYGRGLGLSQLTMDRGALAAHVTSAFDTELWTKGGTAGALAPLGTVLDRSGYSAAQSLDRELNAWANSVMAAVLGGFAAVAAGNTLVMTVLDRRRELGTLRLIGSTRRQILRMLHWEALLVTVVGIVLGTAIALATLVPMMKGLTGRGPYIPPHVYGAFAGGILVLGLAAVTLPARAALRRKTLER is encoded by the coding sequence ATGTACCCCAACGGCCTGGCCCGCGCAGCCCTCCGCTTCAAACCCTCCACCTTCACCGGCACCTTCATCGCCCTCGCCCTCGCCGCACTGATCGTCACGGCCTGCGGAATCCTCCTGGAGACCGGCGTCCGCGCCGAGGTCCCACCCCACCGTTACGCCCACGCCCCGGTCGTGGCCGCCGCCGACCAGCGCGCCCGCCTCGGCCACAACGACGACGGCGACGACGAGCCCGTCCCGGACCGAGCCCGCCTCTCCGGCTCCCTCGTCACCGAGGCCGCCTCCGTCCCCGGCGCCCGGACCGCCGTCGCCGACATCACCTTCCCGATACGAGGCCCCCACGACATCGCCCGCACTACCCTCACCTCCACCTCCACCTCCACCCCCACCTCCTGGACCGCCCACAACTGGTCCTCCACCGCCTTCACCGGCGAGCGCCTCACCACCGGCCGCGCCCCCGCCCCCGGCGAGGTCGTCCTCTCCGCCGGCACCGTCGGCGGCCGTGTCACCCTCACCACCCCCGACGGCACCCGCACCGCCTACCGCGTCTCCGGCATCGCCCGAACTCCCGGCGCCACCGCCTGGTTCGCCGACTCCGACGCCCTGCGGCACTCGGGGCACCCCGGCCGCGTCGACGCCATCGCCGTACTTCCCAGGGCGGGCGTCACCCCCGACACCCTCAGGTCCCAGGTGGCCCACGCCCTCGGCCACCGCGCCCTGATCCACACCGGCGACGACCGCGGCGCCGTCGAGGACCCCTCGCTCGCCCTGGCCCGCGAGCTGCTCACCGGACTCGGGGGCTCTTTCGGTGGCATCGCCGCCCTTGTCGCCGTGTTCACCGCCGCCGGCACCGTCGCCCTCGGTGTCGGCCAGCGCGCCCGCGAGTTCGCCCTGCTGCGGGCCATCGGCACCACCCCGCGGCAGATCCGCCGGACCATCGCCACCGAGGCGCTGCTGGTCGCCCCGCTGGCGGGCGCGGCCGGCTGCCTGCCCGGCCTCGCGCTGGCCCACTGGTGGTTCGGGCAGCTCCAGGACAAGGGAGCGGTCCCGGACGCCGTGCACCTCTCCGTCTCGTGGATCCCGCCGGTCACCGCCGTCGGCGCCGTCCTCCTCACCGCCCTGGGCGCCGGATACCTGGCCGCCCACCGCAGCTCCCGCATCAAGCCGGGGCAGGCGCTCGGCGAGGCCTCCGTCGAACCGCTGCGCGTCGGCTGGATCCGGACGCCCCTGGGGCTCGCCGCCGTCGCCGGCGGGTGCGTCTGCGCCGGCCTCGCCTCCACCCTCAAGGGGGAGGACGCGGCCAACGCCGCCCTCGGCATCGTGTTCCTGTTCATGCTCGCCGTCGCCCTGCTCGGCCCGCTCGTCGCCCGTGTCTGCGCCGCCCTGTTCGGGCTGCCCCTGCGCGGCGCCGGCGCCCCGGCCGCGCTCGCCGCCGCCAACTCCCGCACCCATGCCCGCCGGCTGGCCTCCGCGATCACTCCGATCGTGCTCGCCATGGCCTTCGCCTCGGTGCTGGTGTTCCTGCAGACCAGCGAGGACAAGGTCACCGCCGACCAGCAGCGCGCCGGAGTCACCGCCGACCACATCGTCACCGCCGAGCCGGGACTCGCCCCCGACGCCGTACCGCGGGCCCGCCGGGCGCCCGGAGTCACCGCCGCCGTCGGCCTGTTGCGGACCTCGGTCCTCGTCCCGGTCGCCGGTTCGCTGGAGTCGGCCTCCGCCCAGGGCGTCACCGGCTCCACGCGCGACCTGGCCGCCGTGCAGGACCTGGACGTCCGGGCGGGGCGGCTCACCCTTCGGCCCGGCGAGATCGCCGTGGACGCCTCCCTCGCCCGCGACGCCCATGTGCGCGTCGGCCGCCGGCTGCACCTGTATCTGCCCGACGGGACCCGGGCCGCGCCGGTGGTCGTGGCGACGTACGGGCGTGGCCTCGGCCTCTCCCAGCTCACGATGGACCGCGGCGCCCTCGCGGCCCACGTCACCTCCGCCTTCGACACCGAGCTGTGGACCAAGGGCGGTACGGCAGGCGCGCTCGCGCCCCTCGGGACCGTCCTGGACCGCTCCGGCTACTCCGCAGCCCAGTCCCTGGACCGGGAACTCAACGCCTGGGCCAACTCCGTGATGGCGGCCGTCCTCGGCGGCTTCGCGGCCGTCGCCGCCGGCAACACCCTGGTCATGACCGTCCTGGACCGGCGCCGCGAGCTCGGCACCCTGCGGCTGATCGGCTCCACCCGGCGGCAGATCCTGCGCATGCTCCACTGGGAGGCCCTGCTGGTCACCGTCGTCGGCATCGTGCTCGGCACCGCGATCGCGCTGGCCACCCTGGTGCCGATGATGAAGGGCCTGACCGGCCGGGGGCCGTACATCCCTCCGCACGTCTACGGCGCCTTCGCGGGCGGAATCCTGGTCCTCGGCCTGGCCGCGGTGACCCTCCCGGCCCGGGCGGCGCTGCGCCGTAAGACACTGGAGCGGTGA
- a CDS encoding ribose-5-phosphate isomerase gives MRVYLGSDHAGYELKNHLVEWLKTAGHEPVDCGPHIYDGQDDYPPFCLRAAEKTAADPEALGIVIGGSGNGEQIAANKVKGVRAALAWSEETAGLGRQHNNANVVAVGARMHSEEEATKFVEVFLNTPFSGDERHIRRIDMLSAYETTGELPPVPAHHPQQ, from the coding sequence ATGCGCGTGTATCTCGGCTCCGACCATGCGGGCTACGAACTCAAGAACCACCTCGTCGAATGGCTCAAGACGGCGGGGCACGAGCCCGTCGACTGCGGGCCCCACATCTACGACGGCCAGGACGACTACCCGCCCTTCTGCCTGCGTGCCGCGGAGAAGACGGCGGCGGACCCCGAGGCGCTCGGCATCGTGATCGGCGGGTCCGGCAATGGGGAGCAGATCGCCGCGAACAAGGTGAAGGGGGTGCGGGCGGCGCTGGCCTGGAGCGAGGAGACGGCGGGGCTGGGCCGGCAGCACAACAACGCCAACGTGGTGGCCGTGGGCGCGCGGATGCACAGCGAGGAAGAGGCGACCAAGTTCGTCGAGGTGTTCCTCAACACCCCGTTCTCCGGTGACGAGCGTCACATCCGCCGCATCGACATGCTGTCGGCGTACGAGACCACGGGCGAGCTTCCCCCCGTCCCGGCCCACCACCCGCAGCAGTAA
- a CDS encoding protein kinase domain-containing protein yields MALRDSDPAEVGGYRIEDRLGSGGMGVVYLARSASGRRLALKVVHGQYADDDEFRTRFSREVDAARQVSGAFTAPVVDADADAPRPWMATLYIPGEDLGTHVRRHGPLPADRLRELAAGLAEALRDIHRAGVVHRDLKPANVMLAGDGPRVIDFGISRAVGFAPADALTQTGRVMGTPPFMSPEQFTSPHEVGPATDVFSLGAIVVYAATRRGPFDSASPWETATQVVEGTPDLDAVPDELLPFVRLCLEKHPKSRPTPDELLHLLREGRLPEPAPEPEPAAPAPARPRRRRWWLVACAALTALAAVAATAVAVTRDDHGPRYALPAGWHPWHRQAKDPYRGDEAAPSPSDSFTRCAATGTSLVCAGDGVMAARFALSDGSQTWRKPIDPKPTASAATGGGRVFGTGPGGVVYVYGADDEDVPNRNDTTVTHFSVRAVRANTGALLWARTTGSSAMTASGTNGGVFTDSSGLDSGMGATDGDGYAVPVRRGVISVFGDQDQWYALLGAAHGEVLWKRAVPRGHDDDCTLREAGGRPYLRCAAYAKDGAATHTRISALDPSSGEIRWTATVRGSQNLLGQARGHLVLTDDETENTKRTLTLVDLSSHIVTSVRLARSERDATGYVARDTVYFTHYSGSLHCVDPFTGRLRWESDSTVEQPGPPLATTDRVHVASPTGRLAALDTRTGKVMGTAPGRDDGGTSDSADAVHAPLVLVGDALYVPYGIRSVYTVNVKDL; encoded by the coding sequence ATGGCGCTGCGGGACTCGGACCCGGCGGAAGTGGGCGGTTACCGGATCGAGGACCGCCTCGGCAGCGGCGGCATGGGCGTGGTCTACCTCGCCCGCTCGGCCTCCGGCCGCCGGCTCGCCCTGAAGGTCGTCCACGGCCAGTATGCCGACGACGACGAGTTCCGCACCCGTTTCAGCCGTGAGGTGGACGCCGCCCGCCAGGTCAGCGGCGCCTTCACCGCGCCCGTGGTGGACGCGGACGCCGATGCGCCGCGCCCCTGGATGGCCACGCTCTACATCCCCGGCGAGGACCTCGGCACCCATGTGCGCCGCCACGGCCCGCTGCCGGCCGACCGCCTGCGCGAACTCGCCGCCGGCCTCGCCGAGGCCCTGCGGGACATCCACCGGGCCGGCGTGGTCCACCGGGACCTGAAACCGGCCAATGTGATGCTCGCCGGGGACGGCCCCCGGGTCATCGACTTCGGCATCTCCCGCGCCGTCGGCTTCGCCCCTGCGGACGCCCTCACCCAGACCGGGCGTGTGATGGGCACCCCGCCCTTCATGTCCCCCGAGCAGTTCACCTCCCCGCACGAGGTCGGCCCCGCCACCGACGTCTTCTCCCTCGGCGCGATCGTCGTCTACGCCGCCACCCGGCGCGGCCCCTTCGACAGCGCGAGTCCCTGGGAGACGGCGACCCAGGTCGTCGAGGGCACCCCCGACCTCGACGCCGTCCCCGACGAACTGCTCCCCTTCGTCCGCCTCTGTCTGGAGAAGCACCCCAAGTCCCGCCCCACCCCCGACGAACTCCTCCACCTGCTCCGCGAGGGCCGCCTGCCCGAACCGGCCCCGGAGCCGGAGCCCGCCGCACCCGCCCCGGCACGGCCGCGCCGGCGCCGCTGGTGGCTGGTGGCCTGCGCCGCCCTCACCGCCCTGGCCGCGGTGGCCGCCACGGCCGTCGCCGTGACCCGCGACGACCACGGCCCGCGGTACGCCCTCCCCGCCGGATGGCACCCGTGGCACCGGCAGGCGAAGGACCCGTACCGCGGCGACGAGGCCGCCCCGAGCCCCAGCGACTCCTTCACCCGCTGCGCCGCCACCGGCACGTCCCTGGTGTGCGCCGGTGACGGCGTCATGGCCGCCCGCTTCGCGCTCTCCGACGGCAGCCAGACCTGGCGCAAGCCCATCGACCCCAAGCCCACCGCGTCGGCCGCCACCGGCGGCGGCAGGGTCTTCGGCACCGGCCCCGGAGGTGTCGTGTACGTCTACGGCGCCGACGACGAGGACGTGCCGAACAGGAACGACACGACAGTGACCCACTTCTCCGTGCGGGCCGTGCGGGCGAACACGGGCGCACTGCTGTGGGCGCGGACCACCGGGTCGTCCGCCATGACCGCCAGCGGGACGAACGGCGGCGTCTTCACCGACTCGTCCGGCCTGGACTCCGGCATGGGCGCCACCGACGGCGACGGCTACGCGGTCCCCGTCCGCCGGGGCGTGATCTCGGTATTCGGCGACCAGGACCAGTGGTACGCCCTGCTCGGCGCCGCCCATGGCGAGGTCCTGTGGAAGCGGGCCGTGCCGCGTGGCCACGACGACGACTGCACGCTGCGCGAGGCCGGCGGACGGCCGTACCTGCGGTGCGCGGCCTACGCCAAGGACGGCGCCGCGACCCACACCCGCATCAGCGCGCTCGACCCGTCCAGCGGAGAGATCCGCTGGACGGCGACGGTCAGGGGCAGCCAGAACCTGCTCGGCCAGGCCCGCGGCCACCTTGTCCTGACCGACGACGAAACCGAGAACACCAAGCGCACGCTGACCCTGGTCGACCTCTCCTCGCACATCGTGACGTCCGTACGCCTGGCACGGTCCGAGAGGGACGCGACCGGCTACGTCGCACGCGACACCGTGTACTTCACGCACTACAGCGGCAGCCTGCACTGCGTCGACCCGTTCACCGGCCGCCTGCGCTGGGAGAGCGACTCCACGGTCGAACAGCCCGGACCACCCCTGGCCACCACCGACCGCGTCCACGTCGCCTCGCCCACCGGCCGCCTGGCCGCCCTGGACACCCGCACCGGAAAGGTCATGGGCACCGCCCCCGGCCGCGACGACGGCGGCACCTCCGACTCCGCCGACGCCGTCCACGCCCCCCTCGTCCTGGTCGGCGACGCCCTCTACGTCCCCTACGGCATCCGCTCGGTCTACACCGTGAACGTCAAGGACCTCTGA
- a CDS encoding Fpg/Nei family DNA glycosylase, which translates to MPEGHTIHRLAQDYAACFQDTAPRVTSPQGKFSDAADLLDGALLTGTEAHGKHLFLRFRDTDWIHIHLGLFGKVGFGSAPAPPPTDTVRLRLANDTSYVDLRGPTTCALITDDEKRAIHDRLGPDPLREDADPGAAYARVRRSRTTVAALLMDQKVIAGVGNVYRAEVLFRHRIDPYRAGKDITPAEWDAVWADLVALMREGVRNNRIDTVRPEHTPEAMGRPPRVDDHGGEVYVYRRATLPCHICDTEIRTADLAARNLFWCPACQKP; encoded by the coding sequence TTGCCAGAAGGGCACACCATTCACCGGCTGGCCCAGGACTACGCCGCGTGCTTCCAGGACACCGCCCCACGGGTGACCAGCCCCCAGGGCAAGTTCTCGGACGCCGCCGACCTGCTGGACGGCGCCCTCCTCACCGGCACCGAGGCCCACGGCAAACACCTCTTCCTCCGGTTCCGCGACACCGACTGGATCCACATCCACCTCGGCCTCTTCGGCAAGGTCGGCTTCGGTTCGGCCCCCGCGCCCCCGCCGACCGACACCGTCCGTCTCCGCCTCGCGAACGACACCTCGTACGTCGACCTGCGCGGCCCGACGACCTGCGCACTCATCACGGACGACGAGAAGCGCGCGATACACGACCGCCTCGGCCCCGACCCCCTGCGCGAGGACGCCGACCCGGGGGCGGCGTACGCCCGCGTCCGCCGCAGCCGTACCACCGTCGCCGCCCTGCTGATGGACCAGAAGGTCATCGCGGGCGTCGGCAACGTCTACCGCGCCGAGGTCCTCTTCCGGCACCGCATCGACCCGTACCGCGCCGGCAAGGACATCACCCCCGCCGAGTGGGACGCCGTCTGGGCGGACCTCGTCGCGCTCATGCGCGAAGGCGTCCGCAACAACCGCATCGACACCGTCCGGCCCGAGCACACCCCCGAGGCCATGGGCCGCCCACCCCGCGTGGACGACCACGGCGGCGAGGTGTACGTCTATCGCCGGGCCACCCTGCCCTGCCACATCTGCGACACCGAGATCCGCACCGCCGACCTCGCCGCCCGCAACCTCTTCTGGTGTCCGGCCTGTCAGAAACCCTGA